The sequence below is a genomic window from Candidatus Zixiibacteriota bacterium.
CGGCTTATTGTTTTATATGTTATGGCTTAAGCAAGTTTCATTTATTGTGTATTAATTGGAGAATTCTATTGAAAAGGCCGGACAGTAGGGATAATTAATATAAACATTTAATAGTCGGGGCTTCTCAGCCCCGATTATTTTCCACGCCGTTGAGATAAATTTCAATATTACCTTTATCAACAAGCCCTCAAGTTGGGAATGACGTTCGCGGTGGTTGGTGTACGTCCTCGTGCACCAACATTTACCGCCTGATAAAGATGCTGCCGGGTGAGGGCACCCGACAACACTCGAATGCAGTCTAAATATCCTGACCGGCAATCTCAATCATCTGAGGCGGATAATCAAAAGAATCCTCCTCGCTAATCGGCATGAATTCAAATATGAATACAATGCCCATCTTATCTTGTTTTATATTGCCGGCAAGCTCTTTATAACCCCATGTCCAGTTATCAAGCCTGTACTGATTACTATTTTCTAATTGCTCCAGCGCTTCCTTGTAAGCCTCTTCATAGTTTTTTACCTGAACCATGCTCTGAGTGGTTCCCTGCTTAATCGAACGCCAGACTTTTGAGGCGTTATAAATCGAGCCATCGTTGTTCATCTGAATTGTTATTTTTCCACCCTCGCCGAGAACAGGAATAGAACCGTTTTCGGTTTGAATCTGTCTGGCGAAAGAAACAATAACATCCTTTTGAGTTTTTTGAATTTCCTGGTTCTCGCCTTTTATCGGCATAGACTCGATCATTATTTTATTCCCGATAGGAGCAGCCATTTCACGTTCAGACCATCCTTCGGTTTTTATAAAGCTTTTAGCTTTGTCAAGATAAATCTCTTCGCTTAATGCCGCAGAGCTTGAGGTTTCCTTGGTGCGTTCGCCCATAATATAAACTGCGCCGCTTTGATTATAAACCGTTACCTTTGAACCGCGGTCGCCAGCTAATTCCTCCGAAACCATCATGTCGCCGCTGACTTCAAGCTTCTTGTTCTGCAATGATCTCGGTTTCGACATCAAGCCCATATCAAACACAGGCAGAGCTTCCGGTATTTCCATAGATATAGAGGATGTCCTTGGAGTGGAGGCAAAGCTTGAAAGATATTGTATATGATAGTGAGTTCTGCCGGATTGATTAGCCAGATTGGTGAATGTGGCATCATAAAGCGGAGTAGCGGTTACATCAGCGCCGCCGCAGGTTATGCATAGCGGAACCACCCATGATGTGCCTTTTAAACCGTTGATGAATGCATCGGCAACATCATAGTGCAGGATATTATAGTTGTACCAGATTCTATTAGTCTGCGATTCGTGGCAGTAAGCCGAAGTTGAGGCGCCGCAAGCCATACGCAAATCCGGGTCTATTGCAGGTCCCCAGCGTTCGAATACGTTGCGCATGTTGTTTGAATCAGGCGAACCGTCAAAACTGCCGGGGCAGGTGTAGTCATGTGTTGAACCGGGGCATACTTTCGGCCCATGAGCAAACACCGCGCATGAACACTGCCAGTAGTAGCGCAATAAACCACCATTCTCAGGAGGGCAGTCGCCCAACTGTACATTAGTTTGATGACCGTTATTGCCAAGACAATTCCACGTTGTAGGATTGCCATGACCGGCATAGAAAAACAGCATTGCCATATCGATACCATTGGTCGGGTCGGAATCATCACCGGGAGTGGTGAGATCAGGATCGTAGTAATAATGATTAGTGTTGCTAAGACCGACATGCATATGTCTCTTTGTCCATGAATTGGGACAGTGGTTAGCTGCCGAGGGATTACCTGCCATATCTCTGCCGGTAAGAAATTCCTCGGCGGTATCGATATGCCAGTCGGTATTGCCGTGAGCTGTTATACATGAATTTAAGGTCGGATTTTTAGGACAACAAGCCCCTATAAGCATTGCCAATGAAAAACAAAAAATAGTAAAAATACAAAGTTTTATCTTCAAAACTCTCCTCCTTGATTGAAGATTTGTCGGATTACTACCGCGTTTTAAAAAGTATTTCTCTTTAAAGATATTTTTTAATTTACTTTTAGCCTCCTTTCCTAATAAGAATTGCCTGCTGCTAACTTAATAAATGTAGTTTCATTAATAAACCATTTAGCTGCACTAAACACTTTAATAAGCAACCTTGATGAAAAATGCTGCTTTTTATTAAGCCCTCTGTAATTTAAGAACTTTTATACATAATAAAAACATTTGATATGATTGTCAAATGATATTTTACTTAAATATAAAAAAATATTATTTAGCCGTTTATGTGCTGTCAGAAGTTACTTCTGACAGCCAGCCAATACTTGCCCGTTCTCAAGAATTAATTGCTGCTCGACTCCGACCTTTTCCGTATCTCTTCTTTCTTAGCCTGCACAACTTCTTGATTAATTGTCATGGTTTTTTCGCCAAACAACACAAACTTGAGCCAATTGTAACCGAATTTTAAAAGCTCCAAATCGTCCGATTTAATCTTGCTCTTGGTATCATCATCAACCACAAATTTATCAAAAAATGTGCTGTCGAATATAAAATGCCTGAATTTATCAAGGTCATAACAAACCATGAAGAACATTTCGATTTTTTCCGGTGGAAGGTTGCTGCCATCGATGAAAAACTTATGAGTCGTCAGTTCCTTGAAAGATTCGCCATTAGCGTTATACTCATCGATTCCCTGGTCTTTCAGCCATTTGCGTACAGTCCATTTCTTATCATATTCAAAGCCCTTGCAAATTGATTCTTTCAGCAGGAAATAAAACTCCTCGTTAAGCTCTTGATTGTCTTTTCCGGGAGAGGCCATCCCAAGCGGATACATCCGGCAAGCCCAGGGGCGGTCTTCGTATACAGTACAACCATCATCTGAAACAAATTGACAATTTTTCTTCTCGTTATCAGACATCTTCAAAAGCAGCACCGGATATTTCAAGTTCTCATCGAAAGGGGAGATGGTATATTTTGCTAAAAACTCGCCTGAACTTATACCTAATCTCTGCTTTAAGCGAAGCACATCATACGGGGTCAGAAAGATATTAACATCGCCGCAACAATCATTAAAGCAGGGCGCATCTTTGCGACAGCTAAATTGGAATTCGCTGTCTTTATTTAATCGGGGGTACTCCTTGAGTATTGATTCTTTAAGGTTTTCAATCTCTCTCATTATTATCTCCTGATGAAAATATTTTACTCTATAATGCTATTTTTCAGCGCTTCATTCGACCACACCGGCAGAGGGCCCGACTCGCCGGTTTGGGGATTGTATCTGTGACGGTATGAGGCATGCTGATTAAACTGAGCCAGCATCCATTCCCAGCCCTTTATGAAATATGGGCACTCGTCATTGAAACAGATATATTGAAATTCTACGCCCCAAGTTGAGTCCTGCGGTGATGCCCATTTCGACATTTTCTGACCGCAGTGGGGGCAGATTATTTTGCTGTTTTTTTCAGTCATAGTCTTTATTGAATTACTCACCCTTCCCAAAAGATTCCAATCCGGTTTATGTAGGTCGAGTTCTGACCCGATGCGGCAGGGAAAAACCCGACGACTCTTCATTATATGCTGTCAGAAGTTACTTCTGACAGACAGTAGATTGGAATATAGTTATTTTAACAACAAAACAAAGCATTTTATATGAGATTATAATTGTTTGAAGCAATTGTTAAAGCATGCTATACAAAATTATGGTGTATAATAAATTGCTATGGTTGCACAGCTTTAAAAAAACAAAATATCAGGTTATGTCAATTCGTAGTCCGTCTAAGGCGGATGAACTGACACTATTTCGCTAAATAAATCGTCAGGGCATGTCCTCCGCGGCGGATACTATATCTCAATACGACCCGCTTAAACAAACATCAAATTTATCTACTCACAATTCGGCCAGCCAGCCGGCTCGCCATCATTATCGGCATCCGAGGTTGACCGCCATAACGGCTCGTAATCGGGACACCAACTGATTACATCTAAGCCTTTGAAATATCTCGCCAGTTTGATTACATCATTGCCCATAAGCAGGCAGTCGCCGTTAATATCCGCCGAGGCCCAGAAACCATCGATAAGACACGGTGGATTATCCATGCCCATGAAATAATGCGACAGATAGGTAACATCACTGCCGATAACGGCCGGCGGCCAGAAA
It includes:
- a CDS encoding YkgJ family cysteine cluster protein, coding for MREIENLKESILKEYPRLNKDSEFQFSCRKDAPCFNDCCGDVNIFLTPYDVLRLKQRLGISSGEFLAKYTISPFDENLKYPVLLLKMSDNEKKNCQFVSDDGCTVYEDRPWACRMYPLGMASPGKDNQELNEEFYFLLKESICKGFEYDKKWTVRKWLKDQGIDEYNANGESFKELTTHKFFIDGSNLPPEKIEMFFMVCYDLDKFRHFIFDSTFFDKFVVDDDTKSKIKSDDLELLKFGYNWLKFVLFGEKTMTINQEVVQAKKEEIRKRSESSSN
- a CDS encoding ogr/Delta-like zinc finger family protein: MTEKNSKIICPHCGQKMSKWASPQDSTWGVEFQYICFNDECPYFIKGWEWMLAQFNQHASYRHRYNPQTGESGPLPVWSNEALKNSIIE